The genomic DNA GTCTGATTGACCACCGCATTTGCTGGGATTGTATCATTACAAGAATACTCAATATTTCCAACAGTTAATCCACTGGAAATAATTTGATTTTCTGCTTCTGTATAGTCCAGTCCCAATACATTAGGGACAATAACCGGACAGAATCCAGACGATACCACCAGGTTTACTTGTGTCCCTGCGGGAACGGATGTCCCTGCCTGGGGTGATTGCGAGATAACCGAGTCATCAGGCACGGAATTACTGCAAGTCCAATTGGTTTGTCCTTGGGTTAAACCTGCAGAAGTAATTGTATTTACTGCCTCTTGTAAGGTTTTGTTTACAACATTGGGCACTGTAACATTTACAGAGTCACCTGATATGGAAATGTCATCAATATTCCAACCTGCGTAGGTATCGCTATAGTCGGTAGGACCCATCACCCAACGGATGAGTAAGATGGGTTTACGATCTGCAATAGTGGAGATATTATAGGTTTTTAAGGACCAGGAATTTTCTTGTATTGTCCCTGATGTGTGGTTCCAGATTGTAGTCCATGTTGTCCCGTCTGTACTTACATCAATCCGTGCATGATCATAGGAAGATGATTCAATGCCTAACCAACGATAAAAAGATAGGGTAATATTTTGGGCATTAGAACAATCTATTGGATGAGAAGTTAAAGTTTCTTCACCCATATCATTTTCATAGGTGCCATTCAAGTTATAACCATAGACATATTGACCTGTATATCCTGAGGATGGGTCACCATCTAAGCCTGCAGGTTTACCAAAAGCCCAGTTTCCTGTTTTTTCCCAGCCAGGATCGCTATTTAATGGGAATGAGATAGGTACTGGATAAGCTTTTTTAAGTTTGACACTGAAATTTTGAGTAACTTGTGTTGAGGTATTGGTAATAGAAAAGTTTTTGGTATAGGTTCCTGATTGAGCAGGGAGTTGGGGAACTGTCAATTGAATTGTTTTTGTTTCACCTGGGCTTAATGACCCCGATGAAGGACTTAATGTAATACCTTCATCCACTGTTGATGTCCAGTTAATATTGTATTCACTTATATTTTCAAGAGTAATTCCGATGGAGGAGGGTGATATGAAATTGTTGGAACTCAAGTAAAAGAGTAAATTTTGTTGAGGGGTTACCAATAATAAATCGGTAGGTGTCCCATACTCAATATAGTCCGCTCCATAACCAATTTGAGAGGAACCATACGCAATGTAGCCATAGCCGTTGTCACCCCAAGAGGGCCCCCATGAATTTCGGATAATAAAAGAGCCTCCACCATAGTTATCATCCCAACCAACAATTACGACCATGTGATTGGGCAAGGCTTTTGAATCCATATTGTCGTTATAAACCCCCCCTTTATAGGCTAAGAAAGATTCCTTGGCTTCCATGGATGCGACAATAGGTCCATAATGATATATAGCAGTTTTGAGGGCATCAAGAGAGGGTATCCCTAACATGGGTCCTACATAATGCCAGTCATTAATGGTATAATAGTGAGGTTTGGGGCAACGACAACTACTACCATAACCCACATAAGGATAATCGGTTTCAAGGACGGCACCATATCCACCACACGAATCCGTCCTGCTTCCTTTATGCCAATCATGAGCGGAGATACCCCCATCACAGCCATACCAGAACAAGCCCGTGGCACAGTCTACCAGCCATTGTTCGGATAAATCTACATTTATACCATCTTTAATCTTGATGGCACATTCGAGTGCTCCAACTGTAGCGAAAGCCCAACATGAACCACAGTCTCCTTGGTCTCTTATAGGGGGTAACCCACCTGGCGTTTTTTCTCGCCAATCCCAACGAGAGGGTAATTTCTCTGTCGGGATGACGGGCTTATTTGTGTAAGGTTGTAATTCATCTAAATATTGAGGGTCAGGGGGAATATAGCCAGTTAGCTGATTTAAACTTCTCTGTGTTGCAGAAGTTTCTCCCACCTCAAACGTCCAATTATTAATTAATGCCTCCTCTTTTAGCCTTTGAATATCTTCCTGTGATAACTGTGCATTTGAACTTGTTGTAACAAGAAACATAAGCAAAGAAAGAATAGCAGGAAAAACGATAGAATATACTTTTTTCTCCATAATCACCTACTTCTTTGTATTATTATTAGTATCATAATTTTACCTCAAATCATATAGCAATATACATTCAACAAGTTTATTATCATTTAATCACGTTTTAAATTTTTCGGTGGCGGAGGATGTCCCAGTAGGCACCACGGGCACCGTTGCAGATGGCGTTGATAAGGTAATCGTGGTTACAGTAGGAGTAACTTCCTTCTTCGGTAGCGGGAAGGGAGAGAAATACAGAAGGGACATTCTTTATAAGATTTTGAAGGTAGATGAAGAAATGGTTATCTAATTCCTGGGAGAGGTAGTAAATGGGAAAAAGTAGGTTCCCATTTTCTTCAAGAGGTTTACCGTGAATGGTATTTTTTAAGTTGTGACCGTTGTGATGTAATGACAATATGTGTTGTCCTAATATTGTATAAGGATAAAGTCGAACACCGAATGATATGCCCAATGCATCGGGTTTAAGTTTTAAGGCATTTTCAATGGTGAATAGAGCGGTTTCTTTTGTTTCTTCGGGGCAACCTAATAGTAAATCGAACATGACAGCGATGTTTGTTTTGCGGAGTAGTTTCATTAATTGTTGTATATTTTCGTAACGATGTGGTTTAAATAAATAATGCAGTATTTCATTGTGTAATGAGTCTACGCCAAAATTTATACCGACACAGCCTGCCCGTTCCATTTTTAAGGCTAATTCTTCTGTGAAAGGGACAGGGGAGCAGTAGGTATACCACTTGATTTCTTTGTTGATTCCCCTGCAAATAAGTTTGTCACAAATTTGAAGGGCGTGCTCTAAAGGAAGGTTAAATTCGCTATCGCACCAGTGGAAAACATTAATTCCTCTATTTACTAATTGCTCAATTTCAAAAACGACAGTATCGGGATTCCGAAGTTCTATAGCGTTGTGTCCTGAGGCACTTTCGACGCAGTAGATGCATTGTTGGGAACAGCCTCGTTTTGTTTCGATGCCGATTTGTCCTCCTTCGGTGAAATATTTTTCAAGGTTGGCAAAGGAGCGACGAAATTTAAAGGATGTGTATCTATCGGAGATTTTTTTCTCTAATGGGTTGAGTAAAATATATCCCTGACTATTTTTATAAACACATCCGGGAAATTTTTCATGAGTTTTTTGTTCTATAGATGTGATGAATTCAGGGATAGTATTTACGCCGTTTCCGATAAGTCCAAAGTCTGCATGTATATAGGCTAAAATTTCACGGGGAGCAATGGAGAATCCGGCACCGCCTAAAAAAATAGGTGAGTGGGAAAATTGTTTGCAGAATTGCACAAGTATTTTAATAAAATCAATAAAAAAAGTCTGGCTTCCCATCATGGCTTCGTCAACATTACGAATAGTAATACCGATGTAATCTGGTTTGGAGTCATTCAAAGCATTTTTTAATGTTTCCTGCCAATTTTCAGAAAAGCACAAATCTATCCAGATAATTTTGTGCCCGGATAGGTATAAAACTTCTGCGATATACTCAAGTCCCACAGGTGAGATGGGAGGCTTGAGTAAATTTGGGTTGATAAGTGCAATTGTTTTTTTGTTTGCGGTGGATATAGGTCTAACCTTAAATTAAATATATTGGTCAATGTTCCAGGGTTCACGGTATGTGCGTTTTATCCACTTTGATGCTTCGGGGTCATCTTTGAATGTCAAGTTCTGTGGGTCGAAAATTAGAGGGCGGGAAACCATTGTGCTAATATTGCAAAGATGGCATAATACTGCAGTTTTATATCCTTCCTCTGCGGGGGCATTGGGTTTCTCTTCCCCAAGAATGGTTTTTGCGAAATTGACCGCATGAGGTATGTCAATATCACTTCCAGGATATACTTTGGGTTCCTTTTTCTTGCCATTAGGGAACACTTTCCAATCTCCACGGGTAATGACCAAAGTTCCTTTTTCTCCGTGAAATTCAGCAAAAGAGTCGGAACCGTATTCAGACCATAGACGGAGTTCCCAAACAACAGTCAGTTCTGGGTATTCAAGAATAGCAGTTTGGGTATCAGGCCATTCTTTGATATCTTTGGTAACGAATTGTCCACCAGTGGCATGAACGCGAAGGGGATAGTCAATATTTAAAAACCAGCGGACAATATCTAACCAATGTGCTGCCCAGTTGCCTGTATCTCCTGTTCCATAGTCGAGCATAAAGTGCCAGTTATAATGGACACGGTATTGGTTATAGGGTTTCATTGGAGCAGGACCTGTCCACATATCATAATCTAAATTTTTTGGAGGGTCAGTGTCTGGGACTTTAGGTAAAGGTTCTCGCCAGTGGATGGTACCTGCTCGGGCAAAAGCAATTTTTCCTAATTCGCCAGATTGTAGAAAGGCACGGGCTTCATGAAAATGTTTTCCACTGCGTTGCTGTGAACCGACAACGACCACTTGTTTGGGATGTTTCTTCATGGCTTGCAATACCGAGTAGCCGTCATAAATGTTATATGAGAAGGGTTTTTCTACATAAACATGTTTTCCTGCGTCTAAAGCCATAACCGCCATAAGGCTATGCCAGTGGTCAGGAGTGGCAACGACTACCACATCAATTTCTTTGTCATCCAACATCCGACGGAAATCTTTTTCAAGAACAGGGACATCCACATTATTTTTTTCCAAATCCTTTTTACCGCTATCGAGCATTTTTTCATCACAATCGCATAAGGTTTTTATCTGAAAATAGCCTGATTTAGCAAGGTTATTTGCCACCTGTGGCCCTCTATTACGACAACCAATAATACCTACACGCATTTTGGGTGATTGAGC from Candidatus Hydrogenedens sp. includes the following:
- a CDS encoding C1 family peptidase; its protein translation is MEKKVYSIVFPAILSLLMFLVTTSSNAQLSQEDIQRLKEEALINNWTFEVGETSATQRSLNQLTGYIPPDPQYLDELQPYTNKPVIPTEKLPSRWDWREKTPGGLPPIRDQGDCGSCWAFATVGALECAIKIKDGINVDLSEQWLVDCATGLFWYGCDGGISAHDWHKGSRTDSCGGYGAVLETDYPYVGYGSSCRCPKPHYYTINDWHYVGPMLGIPSLDALKTAIYHYGPIVASMEAKESFLAYKGGVYNDNMDSKALPNHMVVIVGWDDNYGGGSFIIRNSWGPSWGDNGYGYIAYGSSQIGYGADYIEYGTPTDLLLVTPQQNLLFYLSSNNFISPSSIGITLENISEYNINWTSTVDEGITLSPSSGSLSPGETKTIQLTVPQLPAQSGTYTKNFSITNTSTQVTQNFSVKLKKAYPVPISFPLNSDPGWEKTGNWAFGKPAGLDGDPSSGYTGQYVYGYNLNGTYENDMGEETLTSHPIDCSNAQNITLSFYRWLGIESSSYDHARIDVSTDGTTWTTIWNHTSGTIQENSWSLKTYNISTIADRKPILLIRWVMGPTDYSDTYAGWNIDDISISGDSVNVTVPNVVNKTLQEAVNTITSAGLTQGQTNWTCSNSVPDDSVISQSPQAGTSVPAGTQVNLVVSSGFCPVIVPNVLGLDYTEAENQIISSGLTVGNIEYSCNDTIPANAVVNQTPSAGVEVPYGSSIDLIISTGPCPPEGSMEGEGLSEGSADGEGIIEGSPEGEGNYEGEGILEGLIEGEGTNEGSSEGLPEGEGTSEGEGMQEGEGSIEGEGIIEGTSEGEGITEGEGILEGVLEGEGGPEGEGTIEGEGIIEGTSEGEGITEGEGILEGVLEGEGSPEGEGTIEGEGTNEGSPEGVTEGEGIPEGGEGMQEGIIEGEGMQEGEGSVEGTVEGTAEGSSEGGNEGVLEGNTEGEVISSYHSADKNNDSTIDLSELLRVIQFFNFGSYHCQQGSEDGYAPGEGTDYGCPPHTSDYKPQDWKIDLSELLRLIQFFNSGGYYACPGVGEDNYCPKI
- a CDS encoding radical SAM protein, giving the protein MSPVGLEYIAEVLYLSGHKIIWIDLCFSENWQETLKNALNDSKPDYIGITIRNVDEAMMGSQTFFIDFIKILVQFCKQFSHSPIFLGGAGFSIAPREILAYIHADFGLIGNGVNTIPEFITSIEQKTHEKFPGCVYKNSQGYILLNPLEKKISDRYTSFKFRRSFANLEKYFTEGGQIGIETKRGCSQQCIYCVESASGHNAIELRNPDTVVFEIEQLVNRGINVFHWCDSEFNLPLEHALQICDKLICRGINKEIKWYTYCSPVPFTEELALKMERAGCVGINFGVDSLHNEILHYLFKPHRYENIQQLMKLLRKTNIAVMFDLLLGCPEETKETALFTIENALKLKPDALGISFGVRLYPYTILGQHILSLHHNGHNLKNTIHGKPLEENGNLLFPIYYLSQELDNHFFIYLQNLIKNVPSVFLSLPATEEGSYSYCNHDYLINAICNGARGAYWDILRHRKI
- a CDS encoding Gfo/Idh/MocA family oxidoreductase, producing MLNRRQFIASSAVAMASATLTHKAKAQSPKMRVGIIGCRNRGPQVANNLAKSGYFQIKTLCDCDEKMLDSGKKDLEKNNVDVPVLEKDFRRMLDDKEIDVVVVATPDHWHSLMAVMALDAGKHVYVEKPFSYNIYDGYSVLQAMKKHPKQVVVVGSQQRSGKHFHEARAFLQSGELGKIAFARAGTIHWREPLPKVPDTDPPKNLDYDMWTGPAPMKPYNQYRVHYNWHFMLDYGTGDTGNWAAHWLDIVRWFLNIDYPLRVHATGGQFVTKDIKEWPDTQTAILEYPELTVVWELRLWSEYGSDSFAEFHGEKGTLVITRGDWKVFPNGKKKEPKVYPGSDIDIPHAVNFAKTILGEEKPNAPAEEGYKTAVLCHLCNISTMVSRPLIFDPQNLTFKDDPEASKWIKRTYREPWNIDQYI